Proteins co-encoded in one Candidatus Poribacteria bacterium genomic window:
- a CDS encoding LamG domain-containing protein has translation MKQIFWIAIITGLCIVTVPLSADLLDDAVGIWLFDEGKGGVTADTSGNGNDGAITGAKWAEGKFGGALEFEPPHVVTVEPSDSLNFKDQMTIATWVYMNKGVSDTAIRRNGSYLLEVQSLTERVPGGYVFGIWSGGGFTGGVWGTSVIEPEQWYHIVGLYDGNEMKLYVDGTLESAVKQGGDVDQAGELLFGTFGGEKFLGRLDEVIFFNRGITDAEVTELMKGVEAVLPVSPNGLLTTTWGQLKNR, from the coding sequence ATGAAACAGATATTTTGGATCGCTATTATTACCGGCTTGTGCATAGTAACTGTTCCTCTTTCTGCGGATCTGTTAGATGATGCCGTTGGCATCTGGCTCTTCGATGAAGGTAAAGGCGGTGTCACTGCGGATACGTCGGGCAACGGGAACGATGGGGCAATTACGGGCGCGAAATGGGCAGAGGGCAAATTCGGCGGTGCCTTGGAATTTGAACCGCCGCATGTTGTGACTGTTGAACCCTCTGATAGTCTCAATTTCAAAGATCAGATGACGATTGCAACGTGGGTCTATATGAACAAAGGGGTCTCCGATACCGCTATTAGACGCAACGGTTCTTACCTATTGGAGGTCCAATCACTAACTGAACGAGTGCCAGGCGGTTATGTTTTTGGTATCTGGTCGGGAGGCGGTTTTACCGGCGGGGTGTGGGGAACATCTGTTATTGAACCTGAACAGTGGTATCACATCGTTGGACTCTACGATGGAAACGAGATGAAACTCTATGTAGACGGCACGCTTGAATCTGCTGTTAAACAAGGCGGGGACGTAGATCAGGCGGGTGAACTACTTTTCGGTACTTTCGGTGGCGAGAAATTCCTCGGTAGACTGGACGAAGTTATCTTCTTTAACCGCGGCATTACAGACGCAGAAGTTACAGAACTGATGAAAGGTGTGGAGGCAGTTCTACCCGTTTCACCCAACGGTTTACTCACAACAACCTGGGGACAACTCAAGAACCGCTGA